One part of the Pseudoalteromonas piscicida genome encodes these proteins:
- the nudB gene encoding dihydroneopterin triphosphate diphosphatase, producing the protein MSALRKPVSVLVVIYNEHNEFLLLQRADDKHFWQSVTGGVDPGETPITTAYRELKEETGIDAAALGITIHSHNKTNQYTIRPQWRHRYEPGVTINTEHVFSIQVPSGISVVLADDEHTDFIWLNKTHACERVWSPSNRQEIELIGV; encoded by the coding sequence ATGTCGGCACTACGTAAACCTGTTTCGGTATTGGTCGTAATATACAACGAGCATAATGAGTTTTTGCTATTACAAAGAGCAGACGATAAACACTTTTGGCAATCAGTCACTGGGGGAGTAGATCCCGGTGAAACTCCAATCACTACCGCGTATCGAGAGTTAAAAGAAGAGACCGGTATTGACGCCGCGGCGCTTGGGATCACCATCCACTCGCATAATAAAACAAATCAATACACTATAAGACCGCAGTGGCGCCATCGGTATGAGCCGGGTGTTACCATAAACACTGAGCATGTTTTTAGTATCCAAGTACCGTCAGGGATCAGTGTGGTACTTGCTGATGATGAACATACAGACTTTATTTGGCTTAACAAAACACACGCTTGTGAACGCGTCTGGTCCCCAAGCAATCGACAGGAAATAGAACTCATAGGAGTATGA
- a CDS encoding alanine racemase — MFTTLGSLQTPCLVVDKIAFLHNLSRMEKHLDAFNVALRPHLKTVKSIAAASYILADKQAGCTVSTLKEAETFAAQGYTNITYAVGITEDKLQRVLALINQGVNLTILLDSMEQAMLVSQFCSENECTIPCLIEIDCDGHRAGLHPKNKEIVTIATILESSGLYRGLLTHAGGSYACSTAEQLIQFAEKERLAVVTAASMLEEAGITTTMLSIGSTPTALSTQNLDGITEVRAGVYTFFDLVMAGVGICDIEDIALSVLTRVTGIKRSENKLFIDAGWMALSRDRGTASQAFDCGYGLVCDQEGNLLPGLKVTSANQEHGIIECEPGFTLPDMKHGDLLRILPNHACATAAQHSGYHVLSHDDIEFWPRFGGW, encoded by the coding sequence ATGTTTACGACATTAGGATCTTTACAAACACCATGTTTAGTTGTTGATAAAATTGCTTTTTTACATAACCTTTCGCGTATGGAAAAGCATCTTGATGCTTTTAATGTGGCCCTTCGCCCACATTTGAAAACGGTAAAATCCATTGCAGCCGCAAGCTATATTTTGGCCGACAAACAAGCGGGATGTACGGTTTCCACTCTAAAAGAGGCAGAAACATTTGCAGCACAAGGTTACACCAATATCACCTATGCGGTAGGGATCACAGAAGATAAGCTACAACGCGTTCTTGCCCTAATCAACCAAGGTGTCAATCTAACCATACTGCTAGACAGTATGGAACAAGCCATGCTTGTCTCTCAATTTTGCTCGGAAAATGAGTGCACGATTCCTTGCTTGATAGAAATAGACTGCGACGGACATCGCGCAGGACTGCACCCTAAAAACAAAGAAATCGTGACCATCGCAACCATACTGGAAAGCAGTGGTTTATATCGGGGTTTACTAACGCATGCCGGTGGCTCATACGCGTGTAGCACAGCTGAGCAACTAATACAGTTTGCTGAGAAAGAGCGCTTAGCCGTTGTGACTGCTGCATCCATGCTGGAAGAGGCTGGGATCACAACAACAATGCTGAGTATTGGCTCTACCCCAACGGCACTGTCAACGCAAAACCTCGATGGGATCACTGAAGTGCGAGCTGGGGTCTATACATTCTTCGACCTTGTGATGGCTGGTGTCGGCATATGTGACATCGAAGATATTGCACTAAGCGTGCTAACGCGTGTCACTGGTATCAAACGTAGTGAAAATAAGCTCTTTATAGATGCAGGCTGGATGGCGCTTTCAAGAGACAGAGGTACCGCGAGTCAAGCGTTTGATTGTGGCTATGGCCTCGTTTGTGACCAAGAAGGTAATTTGTTGCCTGGACTCAAAGTAACCTCAGCAAATCAAGAGCATGGCATTATTGAATGTGAACCCGGTTTCACCTTACCAGACATGAAACATGGTGACCTACTACGTATTTTACCGAATCATGCATGTGCAACAGCCGCTCAGCACTCGGGCTATCATGTGTTAAGTCATGATGACATCGAGTTTTGGCCAAGATTTGGGGGGTGGTAG
- a CDS encoding methyl-accepting chemotaxis protein, producing the protein MNFFRKPNQEVENLTAELNRARALLSAIDEAVAKIEFTPDGQIAAVNRHFLAVVGYTEAEVIGQHHRIFCHKDYVNSSEYRSFWASLKRGQAQFGNFERFTKTGDVVWLDATYFPVEENGKVTRIVKIANDITAEKLTITAQEAIANALNKSMATIEFTPEGVILDANPNFTATVGYKLSEIKDQHHRIFCDDSFYKEQPHFWQELAKGQHKSGRFHRLGKHGEDIWIEATYNPIFDEHGKVVKVIKFATNITARVQKAHRVAQAAEVAQVTSEQTEQIAARASLLLQESVSTSGLISNQVQSAMAAIAQLNEQSKGISAIVSTISAIAEQTNLLALNAAIEAARAGEQGRGFAVVADEVRSLAARTSQSTNEINDVVNQNEVLTKEATALMNTVSESTALGLA; encoded by the coding sequence ATGAACTTTTTTCGAAAGCCAAATCAAGAAGTTGAAAATTTGACCGCTGAACTCAACCGTGCTCGGGCATTACTTTCTGCGATTGATGAAGCGGTCGCAAAAATTGAATTTACACCCGATGGTCAAATAGCAGCAGTCAATCGACATTTTCTTGCTGTTGTGGGTTACACCGAGGCTGAAGTGATAGGACAGCACCATCGTATTTTTTGCCACAAGGACTACGTAAATTCTTCGGAATATCGCAGTTTCTGGGCAAGCCTTAAGCGTGGCCAAGCTCAGTTTGGTAATTTTGAGCGCTTTACCAAAACAGGTGACGTGGTTTGGCTTGACGCTACCTATTTTCCGGTTGAAGAAAATGGCAAAGTCACCCGTATTGTTAAAATTGCGAATGACATCACAGCAGAAAAACTCACCATAACGGCACAAGAAGCGATAGCTAACGCACTCAATAAATCCATGGCAACCATAGAGTTTACACCTGAGGGCGTTATTTTAGATGCGAATCCAAATTTCACCGCAACTGTGGGCTATAAACTCAGTGAGATTAAAGATCAGCATCATCGAATTTTCTGTGACGATAGCTTTTATAAAGAGCAGCCACATTTTTGGCAAGAGCTGGCAAAAGGACAGCATAAAAGTGGTCGCTTTCATCGCTTAGGTAAACATGGCGAAGATATTTGGATTGAAGCCACGTATAACCCTATTTTTGATGAACACGGCAAAGTCGTTAAAGTGATAAAGTTTGCAACAAATATCACGGCGCGGGTGCAAAAAGCGCATCGAGTCGCACAAGCTGCCGAAGTTGCGCAGGTGACATCAGAGCAAACTGAGCAAATAGCGGCCCGTGCGAGTTTACTGTTGCAAGAGTCTGTTAGTACCTCAGGGCTTATTTCTAATCAAGTGCAAAGTGCAATGGCCGCAATAGCACAGCTTAATGAACAGTCAAAAGGGATTTCGGCAATTGTGTCTACCATCAGCGCGATTGCAGAGCAAACTAACTTACTTGCGTTAAATGCAGCGATAGAAGCCGCCAGAGCGGGTGAGCAGGGAAGAGGGTTTGCGGTGGTAGCCGATGAAGTAAGAAGCTTGGCAGCACGTACTTCGCAGTCGACTAACGAAATCAATGATGTGGTCAATCAGAACGAAGTGTTAACTAAAGAAGCCACCGCACTGATGAATACAGTGTCTGAAAGCACCGCCCTTGGTCTTGCATAA
- a CDS encoding M6 family metalloprotease domain-containing protein — MKLTSAIIATSLLATSVAVNAAIPYKNEQYQFTQPSGEVITLILNGNTYFAQQRTPDGELVVYDASLKGMAYAQVSVDGEQLISTGKLVTKRSKRGIQRHSVDAMQQGLSSTAIAKKVKAAQQVMLGQNQTSVDLIHTHQFERSDNAMALNAEISGQVKGLTIIIDFPDERGTITKAQVERFLNDQNYTEFGNAQSVRGYFSSVSGGKLDYTNTVTAYYTAKKNKAYYADSALSSTVRSQELIKEALNWLEFQQGFDFSSLTTNSSGQIRGLNIFYAGNSDSAWSKGLWPHMARLSPRFCADSVCTDRYQITDMGNSLAIGTFVHESGHLITNWPDLYDYDGSSEGSVASFGVMGFGAIGASNRFKPTPPVAHFRAIAGWDTVTELNPAVNANAPTGRLSHISGANSSYKWTNPSNTNEAFYIEAIHQSGQNSEQLDSGLAIWHVDSAGNNSNEWYPYIQMEHGDAKRDPENGRNRGDNGDLFDVAGEFSATLPNALSSKGTNALWWNGSDSGLSISNISDPAAEIQFTVSGSTTPPPPGDVYTGYLADKQQAIQPDGSWFQYSGGTIALTLEGPANADFDLKLEAWQGGTWQQVAISETPTSQESINYTANSGYYRILVYSYSGAGDYRLTLQK; from the coding sequence ATGAAATTAACATCAGCAATTATCGCAACGTCATTATTGGCAACCAGTGTCGCAGTAAACGCGGCTATACCTTATAAAAATGAACAGTATCAATTTACTCAACCAAGTGGTGAGGTGATCACTCTTATTCTTAATGGTAATACGTACTTTGCACAGCAGCGTACCCCTGACGGCGAGCTTGTGGTGTATGATGCCTCGCTCAAAGGCATGGCTTACGCACAGGTGTCAGTCGATGGGGAGCAGCTTATATCAACAGGTAAGCTTGTGACCAAACGCAGTAAGCGGGGCATTCAACGTCACTCAGTAGATGCTATGCAGCAAGGGTTATCCTCTACTGCTATTGCAAAAAAGGTAAAAGCAGCGCAGCAGGTAATGCTGGGTCAAAACCAAACATCAGTCGACTTGATACATACGCATCAGTTTGAGCGTAGTGATAATGCAATGGCGTTGAATGCTGAGATCAGCGGGCAAGTAAAAGGGTTAACTATCATCATTGATTTCCCTGATGAGCGCGGCACTATCACAAAAGCGCAAGTTGAGCGTTTTTTAAATGACCAAAATTACACTGAATTTGGTAACGCGCAGTCAGTAAGAGGGTATTTTTCGTCGGTCTCTGGAGGCAAGCTTGATTATACCAATACAGTAACGGCTTATTACACCGCAAAGAAAAACAAAGCGTATTATGCGGATAGCGCATTAAGCTCAACAGTACGCTCGCAAGAACTCATAAAAGAAGCGCTAAATTGGCTTGAATTTCAACAGGGATTTGATTTTAGTTCGCTTACTACAAATAGTAGTGGGCAGATCCGTGGGTTAAATATTTTTTATGCTGGTAACTCTGATAGTGCATGGTCTAAAGGTCTGTGGCCACATATGGCAAGACTCAGTCCTCGTTTTTGTGCTGACAGCGTGTGTACCGATCGCTATCAAATCACTGATATGGGAAATAGCCTTGCAATTGGCACCTTTGTACATGAGTCTGGTCACTTAATCACAAATTGGCCTGATCTTTATGATTATGACGGAAGCTCAGAGGGCTCAGTCGCAAGTTTTGGCGTTATGGGGTTTGGCGCGATTGGTGCTTCCAACCGTTTTAAGCCGACGCCACCTGTCGCACACTTCAGGGCCATAGCTGGTTGGGATACGGTAACTGAACTTAATCCAGCCGTAAATGCCAATGCCCCAACGGGAAGGCTCAGTCATATTTCGGGCGCTAATAGCTCATATAAATGGACCAACCCAAGCAATACAAATGAAGCATTTTACATTGAGGCTATTCATCAATCGGGACAAAACTCAGAGCAACTCGATTCAGGTTTGGCTATTTGGCACGTTGATTCTGCCGGCAATAACTCGAATGAATGGTATCCATATATCCAAATGGAGCATGGTGATGCCAAACGAGATCCTGAAAATGGTCGCAACCGTGGGGATAATGGCGATTTATTTGATGTGGCAGGAGAGTTTAGCGCCACACTGCCGAATGCGTTGAGTAGCAAAGGGACGAATGCGCTATGGTGGAATGGAAGCGACTCTGGCTTGTCCATCAGCAATATTTCTGATCCCGCTGCAGAGATCCAATTTACCGTAAGCGGTAGTACAACCCCACCACCACCGGGAGATGTTTACACTGGATACTTAGCAGACAAGCAACAAGCCATACAACCTGACGGCAGTTGGTTTCAGTACAGCGGTGGCACAATAGCACTTACTTTAGAGGGACCAGCGAACGCAGACTTCGACTTGAAACTCGAAGCTTGGCAAGGTGGTACATGGCAACAAGTTGCTATTTCGGAGACGCCAACCTCACAAGAGTCAATTAACTATACGGCAAATTCAGGTTATTACCGCATTTTGGTTTACTCATATAGCGGTGCGGGTGACTACCGTCTAACGTTACAGAAGTAG